A window of Mytilus edulis chromosome 10, xbMytEdul2.2, whole genome shotgun sequence contains these coding sequences:
- the LOC139492594 gene encoding uncharacterized protein, translated as MNLKLRSIRAGHRSAVSRLIKKFEDVQQEDDETVDTEDLSYLLDSLKRKQEILRKLFTVGPLHGTLSYNDQPTSMMNVMTSRKTEECDLEKFWKLETLGIEQIDEKETGNKELKEVYEKTCISYHDNRYFATLPWKEEHPPLPMNKEIAHCRTENVIKRLKKEPHLLQKYGEIIGEQERIGFIEKIGEDTATNNTVHYIPHHAVKKESSTTPIRIVFDCSCRARQETPSLNDCLMDTPPDPNELTGILLRFRLNQWAVSTDIEKAF; from the exons ATGAATCTGAAGCTACGTTCGATACGAGCAGGACATAGAAGTGCAGTTTCCAGACTGATAAAGAAATTTGAAGATGTTCAACAGGAAGATGATGAAACCGTGGACACGGAGGATTTGTCATACTTATTGGATAGTCTGAAACGGAAGCAAGAAATATTACGCAA GTTATTTACTGTAGGACCACTTCACGGTACACTAAGTTACAATGACCAGCCAACATCTATGATGAATGTAATGACATCAAGAAAGACAGAAGAATGCGACCTGGAGAAGTTTTGGAAGTTAGAAACACTTGGAATTGAGCAAATAGATGAGAAGGAAACAGGGAACAAGGAATTAAAAGAAGTATATGAGAAGACATGTATCAGTTACCATGACAACAGATATTTTGCTACATTACCCTGGAAAGAAGAGCATCCACCATTACCAATGAACAAAGAAATAGCCCATTGCAGAACAGAAAACGTAATTAAACGACTGAAGAAGGAACCGCATTTATTACAGAAATACGGAGAAATAATAGGTGAACAAGAAAGAATAGGATTTATAGAGAAGATAGGAGAAGACACAGCGACTAATAACACAGTACACTACATACCGCATCATGCCGTCAAAAAAGAATCGTCGACTACACCTATTAGGATAGTGTTTGACTGTAGCTGTAGAGCAAGACAAGAAACTCCTAGCTTAAACGACTGTTTAATGGATACACCACCTGATCCAAACGAGTTAACAGGTATTTTACTTAGATTTCGATTAAACCAATGGGCAGTTTCAACAGATATTGAAAAAGCATTTTGA
- the LOC139492591 gene encoding kyphoscoliosis peptidase-like → MGCGSSSSSGTEQSIEKVQTKEVGGNPNYATAVNKSQIVKSSKVKTSNNDKTRTPISDKVKPSAKSDDFKLDFDEFKDIDEHARQTPKSVENSIDELADYLSKPAKSELETIRSFYVWICNNISYNATAYFGGESAAREPIDVLKSKSSVCEGYARLFHALCVAKDIKCQKISGFSKGYSHQLGTILSYQNKTEHAWNVAFVLGKWRFIETTWGAGSLDDKKTFIKKFSNFYFLTRPEHFIEDHFPYINNDIEGSKDWQLLKRPVSLEEFSKTLKTTKFAREWGIVFPSNKYEVVKVDRETSIPIASKQNTLTKVSVSLYNTSTELCKESVVIVKDNFSNYTITIKPRETGKYILKVYGTIDQSQNVMPNLTEYMIECTSTEAEYMPYPEHNRFYGPSNDCKIRGFENSNSISAFQICKTGEFELKIKTEKTVKCSAQIYETDGSRSSDFIMIEQLDNSVCVKARFINKGYYKLTIFSELEGHDTYSEAMNILILNKIGTKNTSPFPKTYPSTKEFNCHLVEPLVRNIPSNSNVRFVMSSPVIEQILIDGKVYKKENNETWDVTVKTGGSGEVKVSAKTDINAKSSTSIYLFVVDSE, encoded by the exons ATGGGATGTGGTTCATCTTCGTCATCTGGCACGGAACAGTCAATCGAAAAAGTTCAAACTAAGGAAGTTGGAGGAAATCCCAATTATGCAACAGCTGTCAATAAATCACAAATTGTAAAGTCGTCAAAAGTAAAGACATCGAACAATGACAAAACCAGAACACCGATCAGTGATAAAGTAAAACCGTCAGCAAAATCTGATGATTTCAAACTTGACTTCGACGAATTCAAAGATATAGATGAACATGCCAGACAG ACGCCAAAGTCTGTTGAAAACTCCATCGACGAACTTGCTGACTACCTGTCAAAACCTGCCAAAAGTGAACTAGAGACCATCCGATCTTTTTATGTGTGGATCTGCAATAATATCAG TTACAATGCCACAGCTTACTTTGGTGGGGAATCAGCCGCTAGAGAGCCAATTGATGTACTAAAATCTAAAAGCAGTGTGTGTGAAGGATATGCTAGGCTCTTCCATGCCCTCtgtgt AGCAAAAGACATAAAATGCCAAAAGATCAGTGGATTTTCGAAGGGATATAGTCATCAGCTTGGAACTATCTTATcttatcaaaataaaacagaacatgcTTGGAATGTTGCATTTGTTCTCGGGAAATGGAGATTTATAGAGACAACATGGGGAGCTGGTTCTCTTGATGATAAAAAAACATTCAtaaagaaattttcaaatttctattttttgaCCAGACCAGAACATTTTATAGAAGATCATTTTCCTTACATCAATAATGATATAGAGGGAAGCAAAGATTGGCAACTGTTAAAAAGACCGGTGTCtcttgaagaattttcaaaaactttaaaaacaacaaaatttgcAAGGGAATGGGGTATTGTATTTCCATCTAATAAATATGAAGTTGTCAAAGTTGACAGGGAGACTTCAATACCAATCGCATCGAAGCAAAACACTCTGACTAAAGTCAGTGTGAGCCTTTATAATACCAGCACAGAGCTCTGCAAAGAATCTGTAGTTATAGTTAAGGATAACTTTTCAAACTACACAATTACCATCAAGCCAAGAGAAACTGGGAAGTATATACTTAAGGTATACGGTACAATTGATCAATCACAAAATGTCATGCCGAATCTGACAGAGTATATGATTGAATGCACGTCTACAGAGGCAGAATACATGCCTTATCCAGAACATAATAGATTCTATGGTCCGTCTAATGATTGTAAAATTCGAGGTTTCGAAAATTCTAATTCAATATCAGCTTTTCAAATCTGCAAAACCGGTGaatttgaattgaaaataaaGACAGAGAAGACTGTTAAGTGTTCTGCACAAATATACGAAACAGATGGAAGCAGAAGTTCAGATTTTATCATGATTGAACAATTGGACAATTCGGTTTGTGTCAAAGCACGTTTTATAAACAAGGGATACTATAAACTTACAATTTTTAGCGAGTTAGAAGGCCACGACACATATAGTGAAGCGATGAATATTTTAATTCTGAACAAAATAGGCACAAAAAACACATCACCTTTCCCTAAAACATATCCTTCTACAAAGGAATTTAATTGCCATCTTGTCGAGCCGCTTGTACGTAATATCCCGTCCAATTCAAATGTTCGTTTCGTTATGTCTTCTCCTGTGATTGAACAAATCTTAATCGATGGCaaggtttataaaaaagaaaacaatgaaacaTGGGACGTTACTGTTAAAACAGGTGGCTCCGGTGAAGTAAAGGTATCCGCAAAAACAGACATCAACGCAAAAAGCTCTACCTCCATATACCTATTTGTGGTAGATTCAGAATAA
- the LOC139492592 gene encoding uncharacterized protein — translation MEDHLITKREILRQSSKIYDPLGIISPITVRSKMFMQTLWEKKLDWDEPLSSETIMEWKEIQRDTKECIETEILRPYFKERRSTEDISLHIFTDASLKVYGACAYVVCGDQSTLIMSRNRLAPLKNMTIPKLELMAAMIGSRLLKHLKSYISFSQATLWSDSQITLSWLMTKKQVPIFVKNRVAEINQLTHGFSWRYSPTDSNPADLLSRGNDSCEWMMDERPRMDC, via the coding sequence ATGGAGGATCATTTGATTACAAAGCGTGAAATTCTTAGACAATCTTCAAAAATATACGACCCTCTAGGAATTATAAGTCCGATAACAGTAAGGAGCAAAATGTTCATGCAGACCCTATGGGAGAAAAAACTGGATTGGGATGAACCGTTATCGTCAGAAACTATAATGGAATGGAAAGAAATTCAACGAGACACAAAAGAATGTATAGAGACTGAAATATTAAGACCGTATTTCAAAGAAAGGAGATCAACGGAAGATATTTCACTACACATATTCACAGATGCAAGTTTAAAGGTGTATGGAGCATGTGCATATGTAGTTTGCGGGGACCAGTCTACGTTGATTATGTCTAGAAACAGACTTGCCCCATTGAAAAACATGACAATTCCGAAACTTGAGCTCATGGCAGCAATGATAGGGAGTAGATTACTGAAACATTTGAAGTCATATATCAGCTTTTCACAAGCAACACTTTGGAGTGACAGTCAAATTACACTGAGTTGGTTAATGACTAAGAAACAAGTACCGATTTTCGTCAAAAACAGAGTTGCGGAAATAAATCAGCTTACGCATGGATTTTCCTGGAGATACTCTCCGACTGATTCAAACCCCGCAGACTTACTTTCAAGAGGTAATGACAGCTGTGAATGGATGATGGATGAAAGGCCCCGGATGGATTGTTGA
- the LOC139492595 gene encoding uncharacterized protein, with protein sequence MQAMLELRAPQNNLLSLRVYYDKLEAYIRGLESLGRSGESYGALLIPIILNKLPSEIRQHLARENGSDNWELIDLRRGILKEITIIEAGQRSSSFMDSIQPTTMTASFLTCANRKGEPSKVVTFDNRERQTQNIRQKPFIFCQNLHDPAKCPNVTDHDTRLSIVKEKKLCFNCLGSHRSVDCKSKFRCRQCHQKHHTSLCHGNTCTNDQQMSVNAVVDDSENTLIAASFHSSEEKSRSNVLLKTAVAPVGGNRYVDTHILFDEGAQRSFVTEELASKIDLEILGTETIHLSAFESTDSKVRHLSRARVYVESINRTKIPVEVLVVPNIASPLSNYIGNGIRELKYLKGLRLAHPFTEDNSSFEISLLIGADFYWDFVEDTILRGNGPTAVKSKLGYLLSDRQQSNVVMYNILTSHKPEELNLERFWELESLGIDNNTTDVETVDYMETYQKSAIEFRENKYIAKLPWKPDHEPLPTNFFVTKRRTENVIRKLSQDPEMLKVYGQIIKDQERRGFI encoded by the coding sequence ATGCAAGCTATGCTGGAACTTAGAGCACCACAAAACAACCTACTCAGTCTACGTGTTTATTACGACAAGTTAGAGGCATATATAAGAGGTCTTGAATCGTTAGGCCGCTCCGGAGAATCGTATGGTGCATTACTTATTCCGATAATACTGAACAAGCTTCCGTCAGAAATACGACAACACTTAGCTCGTGAAAACGGTTCCGATAATTGGGAATTGATTGATTTGAGACGTGGAATTTTGAAAGAAATCACTATAATTGAAGCTGGACAACGCTCGTCGTCGTTTATGGATTCAATACAGCCTACCACAATGACCGCATCGTTTTTGACATGCGCTAATAGAAAAGGTGAACCGAGTAAAGTAGTTACATTCGATAACCGTGAGAGACAAACACAAAATATTCGACAAAAACCTTTCATATTCTGCCAGAATTTACATGACCCTGCAAAATGCCCAAATGTTACAGATCACGATACACGCCTATCAATCGTCAAAGAAAAGAAGTTATGTTTTAACTGTTTAGGATCACACCGTTCCGTAGATTGTAAATCGAAATTTCGCTGCCGCCAGTGCCATCAAAAGCACCACACAAGTCTTTGCCATGGAAATACATGTACTAATGATCAGCAAATGTCAGTTAATGCCGTAGTTGATGATAGCGAAAATACATTGATCGCCGCAAGTTTTCATTCGTCTGAAGAAAAATCCCGTTCGAACGTGCTTCTAAAAACTGCCGTTGCACCAGTTGGGGGAAATCGATATGTTGATACGCACATTTTGTTTGATGAAGGAGCACAGCGCTCTTTTGTTACCGAGGAGTTAGCGTCGAAAATAGATTTAGAAATACTAGGAACAGAAACCATACATTTATCGGCATTTGAAAGTACCGACAGCAAAGTCCGTCATTTGTCAAGAGCACGCGTATACGTAGAGTCGATAAATAGAACGAAAATTCCAGTTGAGGTTCTAGTAGTACCGAACATCGCCAGCCCTTTAAGCAATTACATCGGTAATGGTATACGAGAATTAAAGTACCTGAAAGGATTACGTTTAGCTCATCCGTTTACAGAAGACAACTCTTCTTTTGAAATCTCCTTGCTCATTGGAGCTGATTTCTATTGGGATTTCGTAGAGGATACAATATTAAGAGGAAATGGTCCAACCGCCGTAAAGTCAAAACTTGGTTATTTGTTGTCTGATCGTCAACAGAGTAATGTAGTTATGTACAACATATTGACATCGCACAAACCAGAGGAGTTGAATTTAGAAAGATTTTGGGAATTAGAGTCGTTAGGAATAGATAACAACACGACAGATGTTGAAACGGTAGACTATATGGAAACATATCAAAAGTCAGCAATCGAATTTCGAGAAAACAAGTATATAGCAAAGTTGCCATGGAAACCAGATCACGAACCCTTGCCTACCAACTTCTTCGTTACAAAACGAAGAACTGAAAACGTCATTCGAAAATTAAGTCAAGATCCCGAAATGCTTAAGGTATATGGACAGATAATCAAGGATCAAGAACGCCGAGGATTTATTTAG
- the LOC139493475 gene encoding kyphoscoliosis peptidase-like, with amino-acid sequence MGCCFSKSTIQPVTVDQSQNFRSKYVSSDLKITYNDLKSIDDHALQTPKSAENSINELADYLAKPAKSELETIRSFYVWICNNISYNATAFFSGTSAVTEPSDVLKSKSSVCEGYARLFQALCVAKNIKCQKISGFSKGYGHQLGTILSHQNKTDHAWNIVFVSGKWRFIETTWGAGHIDNKRTFVKKFSNFYFLTKPEHFIEDHFPYINNDVEGSKEWQLLRKPVSLEEFSKTLKTTHVAREWGVMFPSYTNEVVKVDRKASISMESKQISLTNVSVNLYGSSRELCNESVVIIKNNNSNYTITITPRKTGKYMLQIFGTVDESQHVMPNLTEYSIECTSIENEFMPYPEHGGFYGPSNNCKLRGFANSESISAFQICQNGEFELTMKTNKTFKCSADIFETDGSRSSDFVMVEQSNNSVCVRARFVSKGYYKITLFSELEGSDTYSEAMNILVLNKKAATIPTPFPQTYSTTAEYNCHLIEPLARNIPSNSNVRFVMSSPVIQELLIDGKVYKKENDQLWDITLKTNDSGVVTVSAKADNNVNSYSYIYQYVID; translated from the exons ATGGGATGCTGTTTCTCAAAATCAACGATACAACCAGTTACTGTAGATCAAAGTCAAAA TTTCAGATCTAAATATGTGTCCTCTGATCTGAAAATCACATATAATGACTTGAAATCAATAGACGATCATGCCTTGCAG ACCCCCAAGTCTGCTGAAAACTCCATCAACGAACTTGCTGACTACCTAGCAAAACCTGCCAAAAGTGAACTAGAGACCATTCGATCTTTTTATGTTTGGATTTGTAATAATATAAG CTACAATGCAACAGCTTTCTTTAGTGGGACATCCGCAGTCACAGAACCTAGTGATGTATTAAAATCAAAAAGCAGTGTTTGTGAAGGATATGCCAGGCTCTTCCAAGCCCTTTGTGT GGCAAAGAACATAAAATGCCAAAAGATCAGTGGATTCTCGAAAGGGTATGGTCATCAGCTTGGAACTATCTTATCTCATCAAAACAAAACAGATCATGCTTGGAATATTGTATTCGTTTCTGGAAAATGGAGATTTATAGAGACGACATGGGGAGCTGGTCATATAGATAACAAAAGAACATTCGtaaagaaattttcaaatttctattttttaacaAAACCGGAACATTTCATAGAAGATCATTTTCCTTACATCAATAATGACGTAGAGGGAAGCAAGGAGTGGCAACTTCTTAGAAAACCGGTATCtcttgaagaattttcaaaaactttgaaaacaACACATGTTGCAAGAGAATGGGGTGTTATGTTTCCATCTTATACAAATGAGGTTGTCAAAGTTGACAGAAAGGCTTCAATATCAATGGAATCGAAACAAATCTCTTTGACAAATGTCAGTGTGAATCTTTATGGTAGTAGCAGAGAACTATGCAACGAATCTGTagtaataattaaaaacaataattcaaATTACACAATTACCATCACACCAAGGAAAACCGGAAAGTATATGCTGCAGATATTTGGTACAGTTGATGAATCACAACATGTAATGCCTAATCTGACAGAGTATTCAATAGAATGTACGTCTATAGAGAACGAATTTATGCCTTATCCTGAACATGGTGGTTTCTATGGTCCGTCAAATAATTGTAAACTTCGAGGTTTTGCAAATTCCGAGTCGATTTCAGCTTTTCAAATATGTCAAAACGGCGAATTTGAATTAACAATGAAGACGAATAAGACATTTAAGTGTTCCGCAGATATATTTGAAACAGACGGAAGCAGAAGCTCAGATTTTGTCATGGTTGAACAATCGAATAATTCAGTTTGTGTAAGAGCACGTTTTGTAAGTAAGGGATACTACAAAATTACACTCTTTAGCGAGTTAGAAGGCAGCGACACATATAGTGAAGCAATGAATATTCTAGTTCTGAACAAAAAAGCAGCGACAATTCCAACTCCATTTCCTCAAACATACTCCACTACAGCTGAATACAATTGCCATCTTATCGAGCCGCTTGCACGTAATATCCCGTCCAATTCAAATGTTCGTTTTGTAATGTCTTCTCCTGTGATTCAAGAACTCTTAATCGATGGCAAggtgtataaaaaagaaaatgatcaATTATGGGACATCACTTTAAAGACTAATGACTCAGGTGTCGTAACTGTATCCGCAAAAGCAGACAACAACGTAAACAGTTATTCCTACATATACCAATATGTGATAGATTGA